A genome region from Methanobacterium sp. Maddingley MBC34 includes the following:
- a CDS encoding choline dehydrogenase-like flavoprotein (PFAM: GMC oxidoreductase) — protein sequence MRAIIVGSGAGGATAARELQSRGFEVLILEAGPPFKPFTRHISWAEPLRRFGLLGGEGTFKHLFPPLDIQRSSPELILVRGLATGGSTVLACGNLVRADRGLKEIGLDLTPEYDELEGELKPTTIPQKNWRPVTKEMFRSAKDLGLNPQPTHKVIDSSKCNNCGLCELGCVRGARWDSRKFLTEAVNKGATLQSRSPVEKVITENGRVTGVITRDSNKYNADVVVLAAGGVGSAQILKNSGLKAEDHLWVDIVLTLGGVLPDARQLEEPPMAWYTQHEDYILSPYPDILSHYFHKPWRKVPIQDRVGLMVKLADTEEGAVYSNGKVNKSLTSHDEERLDLAIRQAQEVMEGAGVSGPFIRGVPNGGHLGGTVPLKKDDVQNMRPSWLPEGLWVADLSLSPRSQGLPTILLTAALALRVARKIALENKL from the coding sequence ATGAGAGCCATTATAGTAGGTAGTGGTGCTGGAGGGGCAACTGCAGCCCGTGAATTGCAATCAAGAGGTTTTGAAGTGTTGATACTGGAGGCAGGCCCTCCTTTTAAGCCTTTCACACGACACATATCCTGGGCTGAACCCCTGCGCCGTTTTGGACTCCTGGGAGGAGAAGGTACCTTTAAACATTTATTCCCACCCCTGGACATACAGCGCTCATCCCCGGAACTCATCCTGGTTAGGGGCCTTGCAACAGGCGGTTCAACTGTTCTAGCCTGTGGAAACTTGGTAAGAGCAGATCGAGGATTGAAAGAGATTGGTCTGGATTTAACTCCAGAATACGATGAGCTGGAGGGTGAATTAAAACCCACCACCATTCCCCAAAAGAACTGGAGGCCAGTAACTAAGGAAATGTTCCGCTCTGCAAAAGATCTGGGTTTAAACCCCCAACCCACACATAAAGTGATTGACTCCTCCAAATGTAACAACTGTGGCCTCTGTGAATTAGGATGTGTTCGTGGAGCGCGCTGGGATTCCAGAAAATTCCTCACCGAAGCAGTAAACAAAGGTGCAACTCTCCAGAGCAGATCTCCAGTAGAAAAGGTTATCACCGAAAATGGGAGAGTAACTGGAGTTATAACCCGCGACAGTAATAAATACAATGCTGATGTAGTGGTTCTTGCCGCAGGAGGTGTTGGAAGCGCCCAGATACTCAAGAACTCCGGTTTAAAAGCCGAAGACCACCTCTGGGTGGACATCGTTTTAACCCTGGGAGGGGTTCTCCCTGATGCCCGTCAGCTGGAAGAGCCACCCATGGCCTGGTACACCCAGCATGAGGATTACATCTTATCCCCTTATCCAGATATCCTCTCCCACTACTTCCACAAACCCTGGAGAAAAGTCCCTATTCAGGATAGGGTTGGGTTGATGGTTAAACTGGCAGATACTGAAGAAGGTGCAGTTTATTCCAATGGGAAAGTTAACAAATCCTTAACTAGCCACGATGAAGAGAGGTTGGATCTGGCCATCAGGCAGGCACAGGAAGTGATGGAAGGTGCAGGAGTTTCTGGCCCATTCATCAGAGGTGTTCCCAACGGGGGTCACCTTGGTGGAACAGTACCACTTAAGAAAGATGATGTGCAAAATATGAGACCATCATGGCTCCCCGAAGGTTTGTGGGTGGCTGATCTTTCACTGTCTCCCCGTTCTCAGGGACTTCCCACCATATTGCTCACTGCTGCGCTGGCTTTGAGGGTGGCACGGAAAATAGCATTGGAAAATAAGTTGTGA